From Mauremys mutica isolate MM-2020 ecotype Southern chromosome 15, ASM2049712v1, whole genome shotgun sequence, one genomic window encodes:
- the LOC123350633 gene encoding adenosine receptor A1-like isoform X1, whose translation MPCGSRDGHAALTVVPTERGDAGALTGQRGAWINMASIPPATNAFPNSSFLPTPTPSCPGSSNGSSPSLDVPYFLTETTTAVLSVAGNLFICTVILRDRKLRAVVTNHFLVSLAAADVLVGAVAIPCAQMADAGLPRGQPTLCLLMLCTLLIFTQASVFGLLAIAVERYISILKPFQYPSLMSPQNSLLVILSSWVLATFMGSLPLMGWHKPFPPDGQCNFNAFIEDTYEVYFNFVACMLVPLAAMLVLYSRIFLEAKRQIRKVAEREVDMTRQARRRRVLHKELRLATSLFIVLFCFALCWLPLHIINTLRLVCPGCPVPNPLVLATIVLSHANSAINPVVYVFRMRSFRQAFTAAFSCAWHPLPTSSPGKFCTSGLTPSNQLELASRNSPLPGK comes from the coding sequence TGGTGCCGACGGAGCGTGGAGATGCGGGAGCGCTGACGGGCCAGCGAGGCGCCTGGATTAACATGGCCAGCATCCCACCTGCCACAAACGCCTTCCCCAACTCGTCCTTcttgcccacccccaccccaagctgcCCGGGGTCATCGAACGGGAGCTCGCCCAGCCTGGACGTGCCCTACTTCCTGACGGAGACCACCACGGCGGTGCTGTCCGTCGCAGGCAACCTCTTCATCTGCACCGTCATCCTACGCGACAGGAAGCTGCGCGCTGTGGTGACCAACCACTTCCTGGTCTCGCTGGCCGCGGCCGACGTCCTGGTGGGGGCCGTGGCCATCCCCTGCGCCCAGATGGCAGACGCGGGGCTGCCGCGGGGCCAGCCGACTCTGTGCTTGCTGATGCTCTGCACCCTGCTGATCTTCACGCAGGCCTCAGTCTTCGGCCTGTTGGCCATCGCGGTGGAGCGGTACATCTCCATCCTCAAGCCCTTCCAGTATCCGTCCCTCATGAGCCCCCAGAACTCGCTGCTGGTCATCCTGAGCAGCTGGGTGCTGGCCACCTTCATGGGGTCGCTCCCCCTCATGGGCTGGCATAAACCCTTCCCGCCCGACGGTCAGTGCAACTTCAACGCCTTCATCGAGGACACCTACGAGGTCTATTTCAACTTCGTGGCCTGCATGCTGGTGCCGCTGGCCGCCATGCTGGTCCTCTATAGCCGCATCTTCCTGGAGGCCAAGCGGCAGATCCGCAAGGTGGCTGAGCGGGAGGTGGACATGACCCGGCAGGCCCGGCGCCGCCGCGTcctgcacaaggagctgagactggcCACCTCGCTCTTCATCGTCCTCTTCTGctttgccctctgctggctgcccctCCACATCATCAACACCCTCCGGCTCGTCTGCCCCGGCTGCCCCGTCCCCAACCCACTGGTGCTGGCGACCATCGTCCTGTCCCACGCCAACTCCGCCATCAACCCCGTGGTGTACGTCTTCCGCATGCGCTCCTTCCGCCAGGCCTTCACGGCCGCCTTCTCCTGCGcctggcaccccctgcccacctcctccccgGGCAAGTTCTGCACCTCCGGACTCACGCCGTCCAATCAGCTAGAGCTGGCCAGCCGCAACAGCCCTCTGCCAGGGAAGTGA
- the LOC123350633 gene encoding adenosine receptor A1-like isoform X2, translating into MASIPPATNAFPNSSFLPTPTPSCPGSSNGSSPSLDVPYFLTETTTAVLSVAGNLFICTVILRDRKLRAVVTNHFLVSLAAADVLVGAVAIPCAQMADAGLPRGQPTLCLLMLCTLLIFTQASVFGLLAIAVERYISILKPFQYPSLMSPQNSLLVILSSWVLATFMGSLPLMGWHKPFPPDGQCNFNAFIEDTYEVYFNFVACMLVPLAAMLVLYSRIFLEAKRQIRKVAEREVDMTRQARRRRVLHKELRLATSLFIVLFCFALCWLPLHIINTLRLVCPGCPVPNPLVLATIVLSHANSAINPVVYVFRMRSFRQAFTAAFSCAWHPLPTSSPGKFCTSGLTPSNQLELASRNSPLPGK; encoded by the coding sequence ATGGCCAGCATCCCACCTGCCACAAACGCCTTCCCCAACTCGTCCTTcttgcccacccccaccccaagctgcCCGGGGTCATCGAACGGGAGCTCGCCCAGCCTGGACGTGCCCTACTTCCTGACGGAGACCACCACGGCGGTGCTGTCCGTCGCAGGCAACCTCTTCATCTGCACCGTCATCCTACGCGACAGGAAGCTGCGCGCTGTGGTGACCAACCACTTCCTGGTCTCGCTGGCCGCGGCCGACGTCCTGGTGGGGGCCGTGGCCATCCCCTGCGCCCAGATGGCAGACGCGGGGCTGCCGCGGGGCCAGCCGACTCTGTGCTTGCTGATGCTCTGCACCCTGCTGATCTTCACGCAGGCCTCAGTCTTCGGCCTGTTGGCCATCGCGGTGGAGCGGTACATCTCCATCCTCAAGCCCTTCCAGTATCCGTCCCTCATGAGCCCCCAGAACTCGCTGCTGGTCATCCTGAGCAGCTGGGTGCTGGCCACCTTCATGGGGTCGCTCCCCCTCATGGGCTGGCATAAACCCTTCCCGCCCGACGGTCAGTGCAACTTCAACGCCTTCATCGAGGACACCTACGAGGTCTATTTCAACTTCGTGGCCTGCATGCTGGTGCCGCTGGCCGCCATGCTGGTCCTCTATAGCCGCATCTTCCTGGAGGCCAAGCGGCAGATCCGCAAGGTGGCTGAGCGGGAGGTGGACATGACCCGGCAGGCCCGGCGCCGCCGCGTcctgcacaaggagctgagactggcCACCTCGCTCTTCATCGTCCTCTTCTGctttgccctctgctggctgcccctCCACATCATCAACACCCTCCGGCTCGTCTGCCCCGGCTGCCCCGTCCCCAACCCACTGGTGCTGGCGACCATCGTCCTGTCCCACGCCAACTCCGCCATCAACCCCGTGGTGTACGTCTTCCGCATGCGCTCCTTCCGCCAGGCCTTCACGGCCGCCTTCTCCTGCGcctggcaccccctgcccacctcctccccgGGCAAGTTCTGCACCTCCGGACTCACGCCGTCCAATCAGCTAGAGCTGGCCAGCCGCAACAGCCCTCTGCCAGGGAAGTGA